Proteins encoded by one window of Acidipropionibacterium virtanenii:
- a CDS encoding TetR/AcrR family transcriptional regulator, whose translation MPRVHRTHAQARAEMTEGILRAGRAQLAERGADKLSLREIARELGVASSAVYRYVSSRDELLTILLIDSFTDLANTVDAALDGSESSPAGQLRTLAESMRAWALEHPAQWALLYGSPVAGYSAPETTVSSGIRVMRRVAEILAQGSRSASASGLSAGYEKALRDAIEETDLDMDPSTLAEALVAWMSLVGVISGEVFGQLGAALAAFGQESLDQELRSICQRFALS comes from the coding sequence ATGCCCCGTGTTCACCGGACCCACGCACAGGCACGCGCCGAGATGACTGAGGGGATCCTGCGCGCAGGGCGCGCCCAACTCGCCGAGCGCGGCGCCGACAAGCTCTCTCTGCGCGAGATCGCCCGCGAACTCGGGGTGGCGTCCTCGGCGGTCTACCGGTATGTCAGCAGCCGCGACGAGCTGCTGACCATCCTGCTCATCGACTCGTTCACCGATCTGGCCAATACCGTCGACGCCGCGCTCGACGGCTCCGAGTCGTCGCCGGCAGGACAGCTTCGCACCCTCGCCGAATCCATGAGGGCCTGGGCGCTCGAGCATCCGGCGCAGTGGGCGCTGCTGTACGGGTCCCCGGTGGCCGGATACTCCGCCCCCGAGACCACGGTGTCGTCGGGGATTCGCGTGATGCGTCGAGTCGCCGAGATCCTGGCACAGGGATCCCGATCGGCCTCGGCATCCGGGCTCTCAGCTGGATACGAAAAGGCTCTGCGGGACGCGATCGAGGAGACCGATCTCGACATGGATCCCTCGACGCTCGCCGAGGCACTGGTGGCGTGGATGTCGCTCGTCGGCGTCATCAGCGGGGAGGTCTTCGGCCAGCTCGGTGCGGCGCTGGCCGCCTTCGGCCAGGAGAGCCTGGATCAAGAGTTGCGCAGCATCTGCCAGCGATTCGCGCTGAGCTGA
- a CDS encoding type II toxin-antitoxin system RelE/ParE family toxin — MWVVDVALIQDWLDDLDRASWRQVIAALQVLRDHGPQLGRPLLDTVVGSRHTNMKELRPGSAGRSELRILFAFDPRRQAILLVAGDKQGNWSRWYKENLPVADDLLDEHLRALRERR; from the coding sequence ATGTGGGTCGTCGATGTTGCCCTGATCCAGGACTGGCTCGACGACCTCGATCGTGCGTCCTGGCGACAGGTGATCGCCGCACTGCAGGTGCTGCGAGATCACGGTCCACAGCTCGGCCGTCCACTCCTGGACACTGTGGTCGGTTCGAGACACACGAACATGAAGGAACTGCGACCAGGATCTGCTGGGCGCTCCGAGCTCCGGATCCTGTTCGCATTCGATCCGCGTCGTCAGGCGATTCTGCTTGTGGCAGGGGACAAGCAGGGGAACTGGTCGCGGTGGTACAAGGAGAATCTTCCGGTCGCAGACGATCTGCTCGATGAGCATCTTCGTGCGTTGAGGGAAAGGCGATGA
- a CDS encoding AAA family ATPase, which yields MSTVRVGSGFRKKNLVEAITSSSPGDVLLLDPGVYPFPDGFQLKALTLRGVGERGSVVLDTTLDVTGRAALANLTVRAPAFKNAIIVRKGAQALLDGVDIVAEPASDKVGIWVTGGILEATSCTVGRARANRSENTMLCAIKADAAARVQLAQTSCPESQVWVLGASSAALSHLSAGQLYLEGGSRVSSRDLVILGNGLRRRQIVVSGQSTCELVRLHTSSQAEAFCKNGFLRLALHTTGDPLERASLPVIIEGRSAVDAPAETAHVVDPTPPEPEPYRPKTVTWPAGADWQTLTQDLKIDDTLLLEEGEHTIPETVQLQFDILGKGRPEKTLLKVEGLTVDDGARHSLSNFTLQGLPEYNALSVRPGGELTMSSVTVRNDSGRTVYTVSVQSGRLNAQGCDIECLGCIDDGVTQLSGCTFDAVRIESGDMTMDNCRVMVDGHDNSTTVSGGRLTADGSDLGNLVADGGTAELSSCDARVLYALDGGRITSDDEVRHTPVPGFFNCVVDESASVILHRLVCPDAELAMKVEGTLRVNEIEGTRQGYIDLAQDADVDLPDWIQRRDLDDNPLAQMRTASDHADQPLPAGGDTDVPDPSEQSTQTGKAASSQAPDDPMARIDALTGLDSVKAQIRRFLRTVEFNQQREAQGHHGVEMTLHSLFLGSPGTGKTTVARLLGQALAQAGAISSDVFVEVSQEDLVSPNIGETPQKTRAVLESALGGVLFIDEAYSLYQEAGSGGYGPQAVDTILKFMEDHRSDIMVIFAGYTDKMQDFLNMNPGLRSRVTNTFEFEDYTPDEIARIGLSMLADDGWSVNAELYASVVKRKYARTSDHSNGRWIRNRNQELIGVVIDRYAESGGDVSTILDEDLHTFSGGDAASRRESVDELLGQLDAMVGLAPVKAFVRDLVVQMQADQQLARAGRPASQPTYHMVFEGNPGTGKTTVAEIVAKLFHALGILENANVKTVERRDLVGGYVGHTEQQTGRAIDEAMGGVLFVDEAYQLSVEGFERDFGRQAIETLLTALENKRSSFVAIFAGYTEQMERFLDQNPGLRSRIPHTIVFPDYTSDEVGRIVVARIAADWSVNEELLGDVASSRYAALGERDRSNGRWARNFTEQVELAHKRWIVQHPDTAELTRISDEVVEGLM from the coding sequence GTGAGCACGGTCCGGGTAGGCAGTGGGTTCCGCAAGAAGAACCTCGTCGAGGCCATCACATCGTCGTCGCCGGGCGACGTCCTCCTCCTGGATCCCGGCGTCTACCCCTTCCCCGACGGGTTCCAACTCAAGGCACTGACCCTGCGCGGCGTCGGCGAGCGCGGCTCCGTCGTTCTGGACACCACCCTCGACGTCACTGGGCGGGCGGCCCTGGCCAACCTGACGGTCCGCGCCCCCGCCTTCAAGAATGCGATCATCGTCCGCAAGGGCGCACAGGCCCTCCTGGACGGCGTCGACATCGTGGCCGAACCGGCCAGCGACAAGGTCGGCATCTGGGTGACGGGAGGCATCCTCGAGGCCACGTCATGCACCGTCGGCCGTGCCCGGGCGAACCGTTCCGAGAACACCATGCTGTGCGCCATCAAGGCGGACGCGGCCGCCCGCGTGCAGCTGGCGCAGACCTCCTGTCCGGAGTCCCAGGTCTGGGTGCTGGGCGCCTCGAGCGCCGCACTGTCGCACCTCTCGGCTGGCCAGCTCTACTTGGAGGGAGGCAGCCGGGTCTCCTCCCGAGATCTCGTCATCCTTGGGAACGGCCTGCGCCGGCGCCAGATCGTCGTCTCCGGGCAGTCGACCTGCGAGCTCGTGCGGCTCCACACCTCCAGCCAGGCCGAGGCCTTCTGCAAGAACGGCTTCCTGCGCCTGGCCCTGCACACCACCGGGGATCCTCTTGAGCGGGCGTCCCTGCCGGTCATCATCGAGGGTCGGTCCGCCGTCGATGCCCCGGCCGAGACCGCCCACGTCGTCGACCCGACGCCGCCGGAGCCGGAGCCGTACCGGCCCAAGACCGTCACCTGGCCGGCCGGAGCCGACTGGCAAACCCTGACCCAGGACCTCAAGATCGACGACACCCTTCTGCTGGAGGAGGGCGAGCACACCATCCCGGAGACCGTCCAGCTCCAGTTCGACATCCTGGGGAAGGGGCGCCCCGAGAAGACCCTGCTGAAGGTCGAAGGACTCACCGTCGACGACGGGGCCCGTCACTCCCTGTCGAATTTCACTCTCCAGGGACTCCCCGAGTACAACGCTCTCAGCGTTCGGCCCGGCGGCGAGCTGACGATGTCGTCGGTCACCGTGCGCAACGACTCCGGGCGGACGGTCTACACGGTGTCGGTTCAGAGCGGCCGACTGAACGCCCAGGGGTGCGATATCGAGTGCCTCGGCTGCATCGACGACGGCGTCACTCAACTCTCCGGATGCACCTTCGACGCCGTCAGGATCGAATCTGGCGACATGACCATGGACAACTGCCGAGTCATGGTCGACGGCCATGACAACTCCACGACGGTGTCCGGCGGCCGGCTGACGGCCGATGGTTCCGATCTCGGGAACCTCGTCGCCGACGGCGGCACCGCCGAGCTGTCCTCCTGCGACGCCCGCGTCCTCTACGCCCTCGACGGCGGCCGCATCACCTCCGACGACGAGGTGCGCCACACGCCGGTGCCGGGCTTCTTCAACTGCGTGGTCGACGAGAGCGCCTCGGTGATCCTTCACCGGCTGGTATGCCCGGACGCCGAACTCGCGATGAAGGTCGAGGGCACACTGCGCGTCAACGAGATCGAGGGCACCCGCCAGGGCTACATCGATCTGGCCCAGGACGCCGACGTCGACCTGCCGGACTGGATCCAGCGCCGTGACCTCGACGACAACCCGCTGGCCCAGATGCGAACGGCCTCCGACCACGCGGACCAGCCCCTCCCCGCCGGTGGCGACACCGACGTCCCCGACCCCTCGGAGCAGTCGACGCAGACCGGGAAGGCGGCGTCCTCCCAGGCCCCCGACGATCCGATGGCGCGGATCGACGCGCTCACCGGGCTCGACTCGGTCAAGGCGCAGATCCGCCGCTTCCTGCGGACCGTCGAGTTCAACCAGCAGCGCGAGGCCCAGGGTCACCACGGCGTCGAGATGACCCTGCACTCGCTGTTCCTCGGCAGCCCCGGCACCGGCAAGACCACCGTCGCCCGGCTCCTCGGCCAGGCCCTCGCCCAGGCCGGCGCGATCAGCTCCGACGTGTTCGTCGAAGTCAGCCAGGAAGACCTCGTCTCGCCCAATATCGGGGAGACGCCGCAGAAGACCCGCGCAGTGCTCGAGAGCGCGCTGGGCGGCGTGCTGTTCATCGACGAGGCCTACAGCCTCTACCAGGAGGCCGGCAGTGGAGGCTACGGACCCCAGGCCGTCGACACGATCCTCAAATTCATGGAGGACCATCGCAGCGACATCATGGTGATCTTTGCCGGCTACACCGACAAGATGCAGGACTTCCTCAACATGAATCCGGGCCTGCGCTCCCGGGTCACCAACACCTTCGAGTTCGAGGACTACACGCCCGACGAGATCGCCCGGATCGGCCTGTCGATGCTCGCCGACGACGGCTGGAGCGTCAACGCCGAGCTGTACGCATCCGTGGTCAAGAGGAAGTATGCGCGGACCTCCGACCACTCCAACGGACGCTGGATCCGCAACCGGAACCAGGAACTCATCGGGGTGGTCATCGACCGGTACGCAGAGTCTGGCGGGGACGTCTCCACCATCCTCGACGAGGACCTGCACACCTTCTCCGGCGGCGACGCCGCATCCCGCCGCGAGAGCGTCGACGAGCTGCTCGGGCAACTCGACGCCATGGTCGGGCTGGCGCCGGTCAAGGCTTTTGTGCGCGATCTCGTCGTCCAGATGCAGGCCGATCAGCAGCTGGCCCGGGCCGGGCGCCCGGCCTCCCAGCCGACCTACCACATGGTCTTCGAGGGCAATCCCGGCACGGGGAAGACGACGGTGGCCGAGATCGTCGCCAAGCTGTTCCACGCTCTGGGGATCCTGGAGAACGCCAACGTCAAGACCGTCGAGCGGCGCGATCTCGTCGGCGGCTATGTGGGGCACACCGAGCAGCAGACCGGCCGGGCGATCGACGAGGCGATGGGCGGCGTCCTGTTCGTCGACGAGGCCTACCAGCTCTCCGTCGAAGGATTCGAGCGCGACTTCGGCAGGCAGGCGATCGAGACCCTGCTCACCGCCCTGGAGAACAAGCGCTCGAGTTTCGTGGCCATCTTCGCCGGCTACACCGAGCAGATGGAGCGCTTCCTGGATCAGAACCCCGGGCTGCGCTCGCGGATCCCGCACACAATCGTCTTCCCCGACTACACCTCCGACGAGGTGGGGCGGATTGTGGTGGCCCGGATCGCCGCCGACTGGAGCGTCAACGAGGAGCTGCTGGGAGACGTCGCCAGCTCCAGATATGCGGCGCTGGGGGAGCGGGACCGGTCGAACGGTCGCTGGGCCAGGAACTTCACCGAGCAGGTGGAGCTGGCGCACAAGCGGTGGATCGTGCAGCACCCCGACACCGCCGAGCTCACCCGGATCTCCGACGAGGTGGTGGAGGGGCTGATGTAA
- a CDS encoding McrC family protein, giving the protein MIIQPKIPIDRLIFRMGYARRPRFWRGDVVTLGTEDDLPQALTRAFIRLATRALDQGLLKGYQEIEARLPVLRGRIREADQIRHHWGRTIPLEVRYDEFTVDIPENQILLAATLRLFKLPTTRHKQRAALQRLRLQLTDVTPPSARPTWTPSRLNARYQPALEIAELILAGRSFEQRAGDVRVTGYLFSMAKIFEDFVAVALAEALKPYGGRASFQYPTHLDDGDLVDVRPDFVWLREGRPVIVADAKYKAEKPAGFPNADLYQLLAYCTVLDLPVGHLIYAKGNEPSRQYTVRRAGTRLVAHTLDLSLPPADLLACMGALADRLMAGVQTLARRP; this is encoded by the coding sequence GTGATCATCCAGCCGAAGATCCCCATCGACCGGCTCATATTCCGCATGGGATACGCCCGTCGCCCGCGATTCTGGCGCGGCGACGTCGTCACCCTCGGCACCGAGGACGACCTGCCGCAGGCCCTCACCCGCGCCTTCATCCGGCTGGCCACCAGGGCTCTGGATCAGGGCCTGCTCAAGGGCTACCAGGAGATCGAGGCCCGTCTTCCGGTGCTGCGGGGGCGGATCCGCGAGGCCGACCAGATTCGCCACCACTGGGGTCGTACCATCCCGCTCGAGGTGCGCTACGACGAGTTCACCGTCGACATCCCCGAGAACCAGATCCTCTTGGCTGCCACTCTGCGGCTCTTCAAGCTGCCCACCACCCGGCACAAACAGCGCGCGGCCCTGCAGCGGCTCCGTCTTCAGCTCACCGACGTCACTCCACCATCGGCCCGCCCCACCTGGACACCGAGCCGCCTCAATGCGCGCTACCAGCCGGCCCTGGAGATCGCCGAACTCATCCTCGCCGGGAGGTCCTTCGAACAGCGGGCCGGGGACGTGAGGGTCACCGGATACCTGTTCTCCATGGCGAAGATCTTCGAGGACTTCGTCGCCGTCGCCCTGGCCGAGGCGCTCAAACCGTATGGCGGCAGGGCGTCGTTCCAGTACCCGACTCACCTCGACGATGGTGACCTGGTTGACGTCCGCCCGGACTTCGTGTGGCTGCGCGAGGGCAGGCCCGTCATCGTCGCCGACGCCAAGTACAAGGCCGAGAAGCCCGCCGGATTCCCCAACGCCGACCTGTACCAGCTGCTCGCCTACTGCACTGTGCTGGATCTGCCCGTCGGCCACCTCATCTACGCCAAGGGCAACGAGCCGTCGCGCCAGTACACGGTCCGGCGCGCAGGCACCCGCCTCGTCGCCCACACCCTGGACCTGTCCCTGCCGCCGGCCGACCTCCTGGCATGCATGGGCGCCCTCGCCGACAGGCTTATGGCCGGTGTGCAAACCCTGGCACGCAGACCATAA
- a CDS encoding NAD-dependent epimerase/dehydratase family protein — MKYLITGAGQIGSVITQQLIDAGHDVAIIRRSQKPIPGAPSARVIAGDAGDSALLERELDGVDAVLHCIHAAYDAQDWRATLPGRELAVMDAAAVRDVPVVFPESVYAWGHSAENLVEDAAGEHAPVPCSPLGEVRAELLAARAAHPARTLSLVASDLFGPTADSGSSVATLSVIGPIARGKRGFLLGDQSLPHSLTYLPDMARAMIHAADHAEALAPDGNAVLHAPSLPAESMRDLAGRVAALTGNRPRLTGVPSWPLAAASHLHPMARELHNQSYLWRRPAILRDGRLAGVRQLAPSPWDDALRASISR, encoded by the coding sequence ATGAAGTACCTGATCACCGGTGCCGGCCAGATCGGCTCCGTCATCACACAGCAGCTCATCGACGCCGGCCACGACGTCGCGATCATCCGCCGAAGCCAGAAGCCCATTCCGGGCGCACCGTCAGCGCGGGTCATCGCCGGTGACGCCGGGGACTCTGCGCTGCTCGAGCGCGAGCTCGACGGCGTCGACGCCGTCCTCCACTGCATTCATGCCGCCTACGACGCCCAGGACTGGCGGGCCACCCTGCCCGGCCGGGAGCTGGCCGTCATGGATGCCGCGGCCGTCCGCGACGTGCCGGTCGTCTTCCCCGAATCGGTCTACGCCTGGGGCCACAGCGCCGAGAATCTCGTGGAAGACGCGGCCGGGGAGCACGCACCGGTCCCCTGCTCGCCGCTCGGCGAGGTCCGCGCCGAACTCCTGGCAGCCCGCGCGGCGCATCCGGCAAGGACCCTGTCTCTGGTCGCCTCGGATCTTTTCGGCCCGACCGCCGATTCGGGCAGCTCGGTGGCGACGCTGTCGGTCATCGGGCCGATCGCCCGGGGCAAGCGGGGCTTCCTGCTGGGAGACCAGAGCCTGCCCCACTCGCTGACCTATCTTCCGGACATGGCCCGCGCCATGATCCACGCCGCTGACCATGCCGAGGCCCTCGCCCCCGACGGGAACGCCGTCCTGCATGCGCCGAGTCTCCCGGCAGAGTCGATGCGGGACCTGGCCGGAAGGGTCGCGGCCCTTACGGGGAACCGGCCGCGCCTCACCGGCGTCCCCAGCTGGCCACTGGCCGCCGCGTCCCATCTGCACCCGATGGCGCGGGAACTTCACAACCAGTCCTACCTGTGGCGCCGCCCCGCGATCCTGCGCGACGGTCGCCTCGCGGGGGTCCGGCAGCTGGCCCCGAGTCCCTGGGACGACGCCCTGAGGGCCTCGATCAGCCGTTGA
- a CDS encoding helix-turn-helix domain-containing protein, whose translation MSLALDEYLAKHPVTPEDQAAIDAHKATMLAEVRAYRLRELRERAGLTQAQLAERIGVGQRQVSKIERGDLDSARVGTIRKYLEAVGGQLAVEYVSGDERLQVA comes from the coding sequence ATGTCTCTGGCACTTGATGAATATCTGGCCAAGCATCCAGTGACGCCTGAGGATCAGGCGGCGATCGACGCCCACAAGGCGACCATGCTTGCCGAGGTCCGCGCGTACCGTTTGCGCGAGTTGCGGGAGCGAGCCGGGCTCACCCAAGCCCAGCTCGCCGAGCGGATCGGAGTTGGACAGCGCCAGGTCTCGAAGATCGAACGAGGCGACCTCGACAGTGCGCGCGTCGGCACGATTCGCAAGTACCTCGAGGCAGTCGGGGGACAGCTCGCAGTGGAGTACGTCAGCGGCGACGAGCGCCTGCAGGTCGCTTGA